In Thermoleophilia bacterium, one DNA window encodes the following:
- a CDS encoding phosphoadenylyl-sulfate reductase, producing the protein MPDQSPLAFTSAEAEPMTAADIVVAAVDAFHPRIALACSFQQEEAVLLDLLMAVRPDARVFALDTGFLFPATYETWRAYEDRYGITIEAYRGPTPEEQAAEYGDRLWETEPNRCCALRKVEPLGRALADLDAWITGLRRDQAPTRAGTPKMEFDAVRGNWKFSPLADWTADDVGAYIREHDLIVNPLHAQGYASIGCTYCTTPGTGREGRWAALDKTECGLHPAGGPTA; encoded by the coding sequence ATGCCCGACCAGAGCCCGCTTGCATTCACCTCCGCTGAGGCGGAACCGATGACCGCCGCCGACATCGTCGTCGCGGCTGTCGATGCGTTCCACCCGCGCATCGCCCTCGCCTGTTCGTTCCAGCAGGAGGAGGCCGTGCTTCTCGACCTCCTGATGGCGGTGCGCCCCGATGCACGGGTGTTCGCCCTCGATACCGGATTTCTGTTCCCCGCGACGTATGAAACCTGGCGTGCGTACGAGGACCGGTACGGCATCACGATCGAGGCCTACCGCGGGCCCACGCCGGAGGAGCAGGCCGCCGAGTACGGGGATCGCCTGTGGGAAACCGAACCCAACCGGTGCTGCGCCCTTCGCAAGGTGGAGCCCCTCGGCCGTGCACTGGCCGACCTCGACGCGTGGATCACCGGTCTGCGCCGCGATCAGGCGCCCACCCGGGCGGGCACGCCGAAGATGGAGTTCGACGCGGTACGGGGCAACTGGAAGTTCAGCCCGCTCGCCGACTGGACCGCGGATGACGTGGGGGCGTACATCCGCGAGCACGACCTCATTGTGAACCCACTCCACGCGCAGGGGTACGCGTCCATCGGCTGCACGTACTGCACGACGCCGGGCACCGGGCGCGAGGGTCGTTGGGCGGCACTCGATAAGACCGAGTGTGGGCTACACCCCGCCGGAGGCCCCACCGCGTGA
- the cysD gene encoding sulfate adenylyltransferase subunit CysD produces the protein MSGVTAIGTLDVLEAEAVHVIRECAAECARPVLLFSGGKDSIVLAHLAKKAFAPAGLPFPLMHVDTGHNFPEVVEYRDRYVQEIGERLIVASVEDSIAAGRVQDETGPRASRNRLQTTTLLDAIAEHEFDACFGGARRDEERARAKERFFSHRDMFGQWDPRNQRPEPWSIYNTKLRKGEHFRVFPLSNWTEVDIWSYVQQESLTLPSIYFAHEREVFLRDGLYMAVDDVVERFPGEEVFTEVVRFRTVGDMTCTGALRSTASTVEQVLVETRASDISERGASRADDRTSEAAMEDRKRGGYF, from the coding sequence GTGAGCGGAGTCACCGCGATCGGCACCCTCGACGTCCTCGAGGCCGAGGCCGTGCACGTCATCCGGGAGTGCGCCGCCGAATGCGCGCGCCCCGTGCTGCTGTTCAGTGGTGGAAAGGACTCCATCGTGCTCGCACACCTCGCGAAGAAGGCGTTCGCACCGGCGGGTCTGCCGTTCCCGCTCATGCATGTGGACACGGGGCACAACTTCCCCGAGGTCGTGGAGTATCGGGACCGGTACGTTCAGGAGATCGGCGAGCGCCTGATCGTGGCAAGCGTTGAGGACTCCATCGCCGCTGGGCGGGTGCAGGACGAAACCGGCCCCCGCGCGAGCCGCAACCGCCTGCAGACCACCACGCTGCTCGACGCCATCGCCGAGCACGAGTTCGATGCCTGCTTCGGAGGGGCCCGCCGGGATGAGGAGCGCGCCCGCGCCAAGGAGCGCTTCTTTAGCCACCGCGACATGTTCGGTCAGTGGGATCCGCGCAACCAGCGTCCCGAGCCGTGGTCCATCTACAACACCAAACTGCGCAAGGGCGAGCACTTCCGCGTGTTCCCCCTCAGCAACTGGACCGAAGTGGACATCTGGAGCTACGTCCAGCAGGAGAGCCTCACCCTCCCGAGCATCTATTTCGCCCACGAGCGCGAGGTGTTCCTCCGGGACGGCCTCTACATGGCCGTGGACGACGTGGTGGAGCGGTTCCCCGGCGAGGAGGTGTTCACCGAGGTGGTGCGCTTCCGCACGGTGGGCGACATGACCTGCACCGGGGCGCTCAGGAGCACGGCGTCCACCGTGGAGCAGGTGCTCGTGGAGACCCGGGCCAGCGACATCTCGGAGCGTGGCGCATCGCGCGCGGACGACCGTACGAGCGAGGCCGCCATGGAAGATCGCAAGCGTGGGGGCTACTTCTGA